Proteins found in one Erythrobacter sp. KY5 genomic segment:
- the accC gene encoding acetyl-CoA carboxylase biotin carboxylase subunit → MGITRILIANRGEIALRIHRAAHEMGIETVAVHSTADADAMHVRLADHAVCIGPPPAAESYLNHANIISAAEVAGCDAIHPGYGFLSENAKFAEIVEAHDIAWIGPKPEHIRTMGDKVQAKKTAGDLGLPLVPGSDGAVSDPEEGKKIAAEIGYPVIIKAASGGGGRGMKVCESEDKLETLMKQAGSEAKAAFGDATVYIEKYLGNPRHIEFQVFGDGNGNAIHLGERDCSLQRRHQKVLEEAPSPVISEDERMRMGEVCSKAMRDMAYRGAGTIEFLWENGEFYFIEMNTRLQVEHPVTEAITGVDLVREQIRIAAGKPLSVSQEDLRFNGHAIECRINAEDPFTFAPSPGKVTYYHPAGGMHVRVDSGLYAGYSIPPYYDSMIAKLIVYGRNREGCIMRLRRALEEMVVEGVKTNIPLHQELLRQDDVLNGDYSIKWLEEWLEERSN, encoded by the coding sequence GTGGGCATTACTCGCATACTGATCGCCAATCGCGGCGAAATTGCGCTGCGCATCCACCGCGCAGCGCATGAAATGGGGATCGAGACGGTCGCGGTGCACTCCACTGCCGATGCCGATGCCATGCACGTCCGCCTTGCAGACCACGCGGTCTGCATCGGACCGCCGCCCGCAGCGGAAAGCTACCTCAACCACGCCAACATCATTTCGGCTGCCGAAGTCGCAGGGTGTGACGCGATCCATCCGGGCTATGGTTTCCTGTCGGAGAACGCCAAGTTCGCCGAAATCGTTGAGGCGCACGATATCGCGTGGATCGGGCCAAAGCCTGAACACATCCGCACGATGGGTGACAAGGTCCAGGCGAAGAAGACCGCTGGCGATCTCGGCCTGCCGCTGGTCCCCGGCTCAGATGGCGCGGTCTCCGACCCGGAAGAAGGCAAGAAAATCGCAGCCGAAATCGGCTATCCCGTCATCATCAAGGCGGCGTCCGGCGGCGGCGGCCGCGGCATGAAGGTGTGCGAGAGCGAGGACAAGCTCGAGACGCTGATGAAGCAGGCCGGCAGCGAAGCCAAGGCAGCGTTCGGCGACGCGACGGTCTATATCGAGAAATATCTCGGCAACCCGCGCCACATCGAATTTCAGGTCTTCGGTGACGGCAACGGCAATGCGATCCATTTGGGCGAGCGCGATTGCTCGCTCCAGCGCCGCCACCAGAAAGTGCTCGAAGAAGCGCCCTCCCCCGTCATCAGCGAAGATGAGCGCATGCGCATGGGTGAGGTCTGCTCCAAGGCGATGCGCGACATGGCCTATCGCGGTGCGGGCACGATCGAGTTCCTGTGGGAGAACGGCGAGTTCTACTTCATCGAAATGAACACCCGCCTGCAGGTCGAACACCCCGTGACCGAAGCGATAACCGGGGTGGATCTCGTGCGCGAGCAGATCCGCATCGCTGCGGGCAAGCCGTTGTCGGTTTCGCAGGAAGACCTGCGCTTTAACGGCCACGCGATCGAATGCCGCATCAACGCAGAGGACCCTTTCACCTTCGCGCCTTCGCCCGGAAAGGTGACCTATTACCACCCGGCTGGCGGCATGCATGTGCGCGTGGATTCAGGGCTTTATGCGGGCTATTCGATCCCCCCCTATTACGATTCCATGATCGCCAAACTGATCGTCTATGGCCGCAACCGCGAGGGGTGCATCATGCGCCTTCGCCGCGCGCTTGAGGAAATGGTGGTCGAGGGGGTGAAAACCAACATCCCGCTGCATCAGGAGTTGCTGCGTCAGGATGACGTTCTGAACGGCGATTATTCGATCAAGTGGCTGGAAGAGTGGCTCGAGGAACGATCGAACTGA
- the accB gene encoding acetyl-CoA carboxylase biotin carboxyl carrier protein: protein MAENKSGMNVDTALVRELAELLNETGLTEIEVEDDDRKIRVARNFPGGGGGGANLTPAQIAAFGSLVGGAAASAPAPAAAPAAAPAPEAPAVDAHADALKSPMVGTVYLAPEPGAADFVKVGDSVKEGDTLLIVEAMKVMNPITADKSGTIRAILVANAQPVEFDQPLVVIG from the coding sequence ATGGCTGAAAATAAGTCCGGCATGAATGTCGACACCGCTCTCGTACGCGAACTTGCAGAGCTTCTGAACGAAACCGGCCTTACGGAAATCGAGGTTGAGGACGACGATCGCAAGATCCGCGTTGCACGCAATTTCCCGGGCGGTGGTGGCGGCGGTGCGAACCTTACCCCGGCCCAAATCGCGGCTTTTGGAAGTCTCGTCGGCGGTGCGGCAGCTTCTGCGCCTGCTCCGGCTGCCGCTCCTGCAGCGGCACCGGCACCTGAAGCGCCCGCCGTCGATGCGCATGCGGATGCTCTGAAATCACCCATGGTCGGTACTGTCTATCTCGCTCCCGAGCCGGGCGCTGCCGATTTCGTCAAGGTCGGTGACAGCGTGAAAGAAGGCGACACTTTGCTCATCGTCGAGGCGATGAAAGTCATGAACCCGATCACCGCCGACAAATCCGGCACGATCAGGGCTATCCTCGTGGCCAACGCTCAGCCGGTCGAGTTTGACCAGCCGCTTGTTGTGATCGGGTAA
- a CDS encoding type II 3-dehydroquinate dehydratase, translating to MSEISKTVFVLNGPNLNLLGLREPEIYGSTTLDEIAGMLEDRALELGLTIDMRQTNHEGMLVDWLHEAQAQGARAVLINAGAYTHTSIALLDAAKAITTPVIEVHISDPKTRESFRHTSYIGMAAAKTVEGHGPQSYLIALEAVASGEV from the coding sequence ATGAGCGAAATCTCGAAGACAGTCTTCGTCCTCAACGGACCCAACCTCAACCTGCTCGGCCTGCGGGAGCCTGAGATATACGGCTCCACCACGCTCGACGAGATTGCCGGGATGCTTGAGGACCGCGCGCTGGAACTGGGGCTGACGATCGACATGCGCCAGACCAATCACGAAGGCATGCTGGTTGACTGGCTACACGAAGCGCAGGCGCAGGGTGCGCGCGCTGTTCTGATCAATGCAGGCGCCTACACTCACACTTCGATTGCGCTTCTTGACGCGGCAAAGGCGATAACCACTCCGGTTATCGAGGTGCATATCAGCGATCCAAAAACGCGAGAAAGTTTTCGCCACACCTCATATATCGGCATGGCAGCGGCAAAGACGGTGGAAGGCCACGGCCCGCAATCCTACCTCATCGCACTGGAAGCCGTAGCGTCGGGCGAAGTCTAG
- a CDS encoding BLUF domain-containing protein: MKQVTYESEASPGLGADDVFDIISKSVRNNGDSGLSGFLIFAHNRFFQVIEGPAQGITDLMDRLSKDARHHSITILDERTVDKLSFSRWRMKRFVFEGLDDNAFLRIPSDLASAPAHVRQAANGFLRRARPV, translated from the coding sequence ATGAAACAGGTGACCTACGAGAGCGAAGCCAGTCCAGGTCTCGGCGCTGACGACGTGTTCGACATCATCAGTAAATCGGTCCGCAACAATGGCGATTCCGGCCTTTCTGGGTTCCTCATTTTTGCCCATAATCGCTTTTTTCAGGTGATCGAAGGACCCGCTCAAGGCATCACCGACTTGATGGACCGTTTGAGCAAAGATGCGCGTCATCATTCGATTACTATCCTTGATGAACGCACAGTCGATAAGTTGTCTTTCTCGCGGTGGCGAATGAAGCGCTTTGTTTTTGAAGGATTGGACGATAACGCCTTCTTGCGGATACCATCCGATCTCGCCTCGGCGCCTGCGCATGTAAGGCAAGCCGCAAACGGATTTCTCCGACGAGCGAGGCCCGTCTAG
- a CDS encoding holin family protein, producing the protein MAILETLIGPITSLLDKIIPDKEARARAQLELIRLESTQDLAMIEARLKAIVAEAQSQDPWTSRARPSFLYVMYILILTALPMGLLSAFNPAAARDIAGGMNAYLAGLPEPLYALFGTGYLGYTAARQWGKVKGVDR; encoded by the coding sequence ATGGCCATTCTCGAAACCCTCATCGGTCCGATCACTTCCCTGCTCGACAAGATTATCCCGGACAAGGAAGCACGCGCGCGGGCCCAGCTTGAGCTGATCCGGCTGGAGAGCACGCAGGATCTCGCCATGATCGAGGCGCGGTTGAAAGCCATCGTCGCCGAAGCGCAGTCGCAAGACCCCTGGACCAGCCGCGCTCGGCCAAGCTTTCTCTATGTGATGTATATCCTGATCCTGACCGCCCTGCCGATGGGACTGCTCAGCGCCTTCAACCCCGCTGCTGCGCGTGACATTGCAGGCGGGATGAATGCCTATCTCGCAGGCCTGCCCGAGCCGCTCTACGCGCTCTTCGGCACCGGCTATCTTGGCTATACCGCCGCGCGCCAGTGGGGAAAAGTGAAGGGCGTAGACCGGTAA
- a CDS encoding CoA ester lyase: protein MTTTPLPRMRSWLFAPGDSEKKMTKAIASDADIALIDLEDSVVPDRKAAARKMVADAIAAAPDTSRVWVRVNPLAGGWTEADLDAVVAAGPGGLFLPKAEGGHHVEALDALITPREVSAGLAPGSIRVAALVTETAAAMFTTGTYDNTPRLAAMSWGAEDLSSELGASEQRGPDGEYTHVYEMARSLCLLGAVKAGVAPIETVQPEFRDLEKLETRARRVRAQGFRGMLAIHPAQVAPINAAFTPSEKEIAHARAVVQAFADNPGAGALQLDGAMIDRPHLALAERLLAEAGE, encoded by the coding sequence ATGACGACCACACCCCTTCCCCGGATGCGCAGCTGGCTGTTTGCCCCCGGCGACAGCGAAAAGAAAATGACCAAGGCCATCGCGAGCGATGCCGACATTGCGCTGATCGATCTGGAAGATTCAGTGGTTCCCGACCGCAAGGCCGCGGCGCGCAAGATGGTCGCCGATGCGATCGCCGCTGCGCCCGATACGTCGCGCGTTTGGGTCCGGGTCAATCCTCTCGCTGGCGGATGGACCGAAGCGGACCTCGATGCCGTTGTCGCGGCGGGTCCGGGCGGGCTGTTTCTGCCCAAGGCGGAAGGGGGCCATCATGTCGAGGCTCTCGACGCGCTCATCACGCCGCGCGAAGTGTCTGCGGGGCTCGCCCCCGGATCGATCCGCGTGGCGGCGCTCGTCACTGAGACGGCGGCGGCGATGTTCACCACCGGCACTTACGACAACACGCCGCGCCTCGCCGCGATGAGCTGGGGCGCCGAAGACCTGTCGAGCGAGCTGGGAGCCAGCGAGCAGCGCGGCCCGGACGGCGAATACACCCATGTTTACGAGATGGCGCGCAGCCTGTGCCTGCTCGGCGCGGTAAAGGCGGGCGTTGCTCCGATCGAGACGGTGCAGCCTGAATTTCGTGACCTTGAAAAGCTCGAAACCCGCGCCCGGCGCGTTCGCGCACAGGGGTTTCGCGGGATGCTGGCCATTCACCCTGCGCAAGTCGCACCCATCAACGCCGCCTTCACTCCGAGCGAAAAGGAGATCGCTCATGCCCGCGCGGTTGTTCAGGCATTTGCCGACAATCCCGGAGCAGGCGCGCTCCAGCTCGATGGGGCAATGATCGACCGACCGCACCTCGCTTTGGCTGAACGGTTGCTCGCTGAAGCGGGCGAATAA
- a CDS encoding TonB-dependent siderophore receptor encodes MLALRFSGSMNPLAHSKPLLATCAAAALCPVPLAAETSGSEALDETGEASAEANTRRIFTPEDFARFAPRSALDMARQIPGFSIREGGGDRGLGQADTNVIINGRRISGKSNGPVAALQRIPTDEVVQLVLVDGASLDIGGLTGQVLNVITASGGGISGQFRYAPQFRSFGTPARLYEGRVAIAGGGQKDEWTLELANDSGRRGDEGIERVFDAARTLVALRDEAANFNSDRIGLSGSYTRVADNENVLNLTGEVNGFIFRESEISIQEGIIGLGNSARDFRAQEDEYNFEVGADYQFDLGGGRLKVIAYHRYEDSPTVSQAITTFEDGSPVVGSRFTRDADEAETILRSEYSFGAFGGDLLVAAEGVRNFLDITSGFEVIDAGGDFQPVALPGATARVDEDRAEASLIYSRALAPTLQFQTSLGAEYSKISQSGPLGQTRTFYRPMGFVALDWKASPDINIAGRVERVVGQLNFFDFIASVDLDQERADVTNADLVPQQSWVFEIEAAINLGAIGTLNLRPFYEDISDIVDQIPIKGGGQAPGNLPSAKSYGISGDLTLLSEGFGWRGTRLDFSASVRDSSITDPLLGTTRRLSGNDILDLGMDLRHDFQGTSWAIGSSASYEDNAPNVRLDEIALRTESFPGFVSAFVENKDVAGLTIRANVANIADRDNRFDRTVFVDRKAGIIDFIEDRDREFGTIFTLEIEGSF; translated from the coding sequence ATGTTGGCTCTGCGTTTCTCTGGCTCGATGAATCCCCTCGCCCATTCCAAGCCGCTTTTGGCGACATGCGCCGCTGCTGCCCTTTGTCCTGTGCCGCTTGCGGCTGAGACAAGCGGTAGTGAGGCGCTCGATGAGACTGGTGAAGCATCCGCTGAAGCCAATACGCGCCGCATATTCACGCCCGAGGATTTCGCCCGTTTCGCGCCGCGAAGCGCGCTGGACATGGCGCGCCAGATACCCGGCTTTTCGATCCGTGAAGGTGGCGGCGATCGCGGACTTGGTCAGGCGGACACCAACGTCATCATCAATGGCAGGCGCATTTCGGGCAAATCGAACGGCCCGGTCGCCGCATTGCAGCGCATCCCAACGGACGAGGTCGTGCAACTGGTTCTGGTCGACGGCGCGAGCCTCGATATCGGCGGCCTCACCGGACAGGTGCTCAACGTCATCACCGCAAGCGGAGGAGGCATTTCCGGCCAGTTCCGCTACGCCCCGCAATTCCGCTCATTCGGCACGCCCGCGCGCCTTTACGAAGGACGCGTCGCGATTGCGGGCGGCGGTCAGAAAGACGAATGGACGCTTGAGCTCGCTAACGATTCCGGTCGCCGCGGCGATGAGGGCATAGAACGCGTTTTCGATGCGGCACGCACTCTTGTTGCGTTGCGAGACGAGGCAGCGAATTTCAATTCCGACCGGATCGGGCTTTCAGGTTCGTACACCCGCGTCGCCGACAATGAGAACGTCCTGAACCTCACCGGCGAGGTCAACGGCTTCATCTTTCGCGAGAGCGAGATTTCGATCCAGGAAGGGATCATCGGCCTGGGCAACAGCGCGCGCGATTTTCGTGCGCAGGAGGATGAATACAATTTCGAGGTCGGAGCGGACTATCAGTTCGACCTTGGCGGCGGGCGCCTGAAAGTCATCGCCTATCACCGATACGAAGACAGCCCCACCGTCAGCCAGGCGATCACCACCTTCGAAGATGGTTCGCCGGTCGTCGGCAGCCGCTTCACCCGCGATGCAGACGAAGCCGAGACGATCCTGCGATCCGAATACAGCTTCGGCGCATTTGGCGGCGACCTGCTGGTTGCAGCCGAAGGCGTGCGCAATTTCCTCGATATCACCTCCGGGTTTGAGGTGATCGACGCGGGCGGCGACTTTCAGCCCGTCGCGCTGCCCGGAGCGACCGCGCGCGTCGATGAGGACCGCGCAGAGGCAAGCCTCATCTACAGCCGCGCGCTTGCCCCTACGCTGCAGTTCCAGACCTCGCTTGGCGCTGAATATTCGAAGATCAGCCAGAGCGGGCCGCTCGGCCAGACGCGCACCTTCTATCGGCCCATGGGTTTCGTCGCGCTCGACTGGAAGGCGAGCCCGGACATCAACATCGCAGGCCGCGTCGAACGGGTCGTGGGTCAGCTCAATTTCTTCGACTTCATCGCCTCGGTCGACCTCGATCAGGAACGCGCCGACGTCACCAATGCTGACCTTGTCCCGCAGCAAAGCTGGGTCTTCGAGATCGAGGCTGCGATCAATCTGGGTGCGATTGGTACGCTCAACCTGCGCCCGTTCTACGAAGACATTTCCGACATCGTCGACCAGATCCCGATCAAAGGCGGCGGTCAGGCACCGGGCAACCTCCCCTCGGCCAAGTCCTATGGCATCTCGGGCGATCTAACGCTGCTTTCCGAAGGGTTCGGCTGGCGCGGCACGCGGCTTGATTTCAGCGCCTCGGTGCGCGACAGCTCGATCACCGATCCGCTGCTGGGTACGACGCGGCGGCTGTCGGGCAACGACATTCTAGACCTCGGCATGGACCTGCGCCACGATTTTCAGGGCACGTCATGGGCCATCGGCTCTTCGGCCAGTTACGAAGACAACGCGCCCAATGTGCGCCTCGACGAAATCGCGCTCAGAACCGAAAGCTTCCCCGGTTTCGTCAGCGCCTTTGTCGAGAACAAGGATGTCGCAGGCCTTACGATCCGCGCCAATGTCGCCAACATCGCCGACCGCGACAACCGCTTTGACAGGACGGTCTTCGTCGACCGCAAGGCCGGCATCATCGACTTCATCGAAGACCGCGACCGCGAGTTCGGGACGATTTTCACGCTCGAGATTGAAGGTTCGTTCTAA
- the yajC gene encoding preprotein translocase subunit YajC, which produces MLDLLAAAGAADAPPGWINWLPIVGMVVIFWFLIIRPQMKRQKEHQAKVAGLKKGDQVVTQGGLVGKVIKVDDTYAEIELAKDVRVKAVKHTIADLIEPGGKPAND; this is translated from the coding sequence ATGCTTGACCTTCTTGCCGCTGCCGGAGCCGCTGATGCGCCACCGGGCTGGATCAACTGGCTGCCGATTGTCGGCATGGTCGTGATCTTCTGGTTTCTGATCATCCGTCCGCAGATGAAGCGCCAGAAAGAGCACCAAGCAAAGGTCGCTGGCCTGAAAAAGGGCGATCAGGTTGTCACCCAGGGCGGCCTTGTCGGCAAGGTCATCAAGGTCGATGACACCTATGCCGAAATCGAACTCGCCAAGGATGTTCGCGTAAAAGCGGTCAAGCACACCATCGCTGACCTGATTGAGCCGGGTGGCAAGCCCGCCAACGACTAG
- the secD gene encoding protein translocase subunit SecD has product MLDTPLWKKISLWIFTLALAAAAIPSLVASFTSSDEPAPVAADDVTAEAPAFPETDRGEDEEESSLPRINLGLDLAGGSHLLLEANPADVASQRLENMEEAVESALRQAVPEIDFGDTSRSDGQLSFILDSVADIDRARAVLEPIMMGDGLRREWDMSVVDGQRIVLTPTDAGQATALNSAMEGAVEVVRRRIDLLGTREPTIIRQGENRIVVQVPGLQDPVALKRLLGETAELEFKLVDQQALPTNTAAGVANPGSQIYPYAPETAFAGQFEAVKRLGGIRGDSLINARAGVDPQTNENVVNIQFDQQGGQKFAQLSTENVGERFAIILDGEVISAPFFNEPILGGSAQISGAFTPETANELAISLQSGALPVPLTVVEERTVGPDLGAESIRSGLIAMLIGSIAVIALMVATYGRFGVYATIALVFNVLILLGLMAIGNFTLTLPGIAGFVLTVGAAVDANVLINERIREERKRGRKVVTAVENGYKEASRAIYDANVTNFIAGVLLFWFGSGPIRGFAVVLVIGLATSVFTALTLTKMWVSGYLAAKRPKDITI; this is encoded by the coding sequence ATGCTTGATACACCACTCTGGAAGAAGATTTCGCTCTGGATCTTCACCCTCGCGCTGGCAGCGGCGGCGATCCCGTCGCTCGTCGCCAGCTTCACCTCGTCGGATGAACCGGCGCCGGTCGCGGCTGACGATGTGACAGCCGAAGCTCCCGCTTTCCCGGAAACGGATCGCGGGGAGGATGAGGAAGAAAGCTCGCTTCCGCGGATCAATCTGGGTCTCGACCTTGCCGGCGGTTCGCACCTGCTGCTTGAGGCGAACCCGGCTGATGTCGCGAGCCAGCGGCTTGAGAACATGGAAGAGGCGGTCGAATCCGCGCTTCGCCAGGCCGTTCCCGAAATCGACTTTGGCGATACTTCGCGCTCGGACGGGCAGTTGTCCTTCATCCTCGATAGTGTGGCCGATATCGACCGTGCACGCGCCGTTCTCGAACCGATCATGATGGGTGACGGGCTGCGGCGCGAATGGGACATGTCGGTGGTGGACGGACAGCGCATCGTGCTGACCCCGACCGATGCCGGGCAGGCGACCGCATTGAACAGCGCGATGGAAGGCGCTGTCGAAGTCGTTCGCCGCCGTATCGACCTTCTTGGCACGCGCGAGCCGACGATCATCCGTCAGGGTGAAAACCGCATCGTGGTTCAGGTGCCGGGCCTTCAGGATCCGGTCGCGCTCAAGCGTCTGCTCGGTGAGACAGCGGAGCTTGAATTCAAGCTGGTCGACCAGCAGGCTTTGCCAACCAACACCGCTGCCGGTGTCGCAAATCCGGGAAGCCAGATTTACCCCTACGCGCCCGAAACCGCCTTTGCCGGTCAGTTCGAAGCGGTCAAAAGGCTTGGCGGTATTCGCGGCGACAGCCTCATCAATGCGCGCGCGGGCGTCGATCCGCAGACCAACGAGAACGTCGTCAACATCCAGTTCGACCAGCAGGGCGGCCAGAAATTCGCCCAGCTCTCGACCGAGAATGTGGGCGAACGCTTCGCGATCATCCTTGATGGCGAGGTGATTTCCGCGCCGTTCTTCAATGAACCGATCCTTGGCGGAAGCGCGCAGATTTCGGGCGCATTCACGCCTGAGACCGCAAACGAGCTTGCGATCTCGCTGCAATCGGGCGCGCTGCCTGTGCCGCTCACCGTGGTCGAAGAGCGCACGGTCGGACCCGACCTTGGCGCTGAATCGATCCGCAGCGGCCTCATCGCCATGCTGATCGGGTCGATTGCGGTGATCGCCTTGATGGTCGCAACCTATGGCCGCTTTGGCGTCTATGCGACGATCGCTCTGGTGTTCAACGTGCTGATCCTGCTCGGCCTGATGGCTATCGGCAATTTCACGCTGACATTGCCGGGTATCGCAGGCTTCGTGCTGACCGTCGGCGCGGCGGTGGATGCGAACGTGCTTATCAACGAGCGCATCCGCGAAGAGCGCAAGCGCGGCCGCAAGGTCGTGACAGCGGTCGAGAACGGCTACAAGGAAGCGAGCCGTGCGATCTATGACGCAAACGTCACCAACTTCATCGCAGGTGTGCTGCTGTTCTGGTTCGGCTCCGGCCCGATCCGCGGCTTTGCCGTGGTGCTGGTGATCGGCCTTGCGACATCGGTCTTTACCGCACTGACCCTGACCAAGATGTGGGTGTCCGGCTATCTCGCCGCCAAGCGCCCCAAAGACATCACGATTTAA
- the secF gene encoding protein translocase subunit SecF: MKLLKLVPQDTNIRFLKLRVPFFILSIVLIVGSWAAVLTQGLNYGVDFAGGQEIRATFTQTAEAPVVELRQVIGDIENIEDPIVQRFGEPNEVSIRVKLPPEAEGNPEFANAMTNAIVTEIQQSYPDIRIDGVDSVSGKVSGEFRNDAALALIAAMVMVALYIWLRFEWQFGVGALFALFHDVSVTLGLFALTQLEFSLQIIAAILAIIGYSLNDTIVVYDRIRENLKKYRKMPLPELLDLSVNETLARTVMTSLTLLVALLPLLFFGPASLFGLVAAITAGLFIGTYSSVYLAAPLLIWMGVTSDSFVPKETEADLQEKKVLGQV, encoded by the coding sequence ATGAAACTGCTCAAGCTCGTACCCCAGGACACCAACATCAGGTTCCTGAAACTGCGCGTGCCCTTCTTCATCCTCAGCATCGTGCTGATCGTGGGAAGCTGGGCGGCGGTTCTGACTCAGGGCCTCAATTACGGCGTCGACTTTGCCGGCGGCCAGGAAATCCGTGCTACCTTCACTCAGACGGCGGAAGCGCCGGTGGTCGAATTGCGGCAGGTGATCGGGGACATCGAAAACATCGAAGACCCGATCGTTCAGCGCTTCGGCGAACCCAACGAGGTTTCGATCCGCGTCAAATTGCCGCCCGAAGCGGAAGGCAATCCGGAATTTGCCAATGCGATGACGAACGCGATCGTCACCGAAATCCAGCAAAGCTATCCCGACATCCGGATCGACGGCGTCGACAGCGTGTCGGGCAAGGTTTCGGGCGAATTTCGCAACGATGCAGCGCTCGCGCTGATTGCGGCCATGGTGATGGTGGCACTGTATATCTGGCTGCGCTTCGAATGGCAGTTCGGCGTGGGCGCGCTGTTCGCTCTGTTCCACGACGTTTCGGTGACGCTCGGCCTGTTCGCGCTGACACAGCTTGAATTCAGCCTTCAGATCATCGCGGCGATCCTTGCGATCATCGGTTATTCGCTGAACGATACGATCGTCGTTTACGACCGCATTCGTGAGAACCTGAAGAAGTATCGCAAGATGCCGCTGCCTGAGTTGCTCGATCTTTCCGTGAACGAGACGCTGGCGCGGACGGTGATGACCTCGCTGACGCTGCTGGTGGCGCTGTTGCCGCTGCTGTTCTTTGGACCGGCCAGCCTGTTCGGCCTTGTCGCGGCGATCACTGCGGGCCTGTTCATCGGCACCTATTCGAGCGTCTATCTCGCAGCGCCGCTGCTGATCTGGATGGGCGTCACCTCGGACAGCTTCGTGCCGAAGGAGACAGAGGCGGACTTGCAGGAAAAGAAGGTGCTGGGGCAGGTTTGA
- a CDS encoding glycosyltransferase — translation MKHVLSLSTLYPNETNPRFGTFVARSLEALARRGDWRVTVVNPIGLPPVAVGRYRALAGLDDRADERGITVHRPRFRLIPAVGARRNASAIAKAALPVVKRIHAESLIDVIDAQFFFPDGPAAAEIADAIGAKLSIKARGSDITYWGGIDFARAQMREAAERADRLLVVSESLAREMEDVGMDRRKMRIHYTGLDRDRFRPLEHTQLRAQLGKELGFHMPDNAPLLTCVGALIKRKGQDIAIAALKAIPGARLVLVGKGEDEAHLRDLAKTMDLNARVHFAGSLDHNRLPLVLSAADVMVLPTANEGLANAWVEALACGTPVVTCDVGGAREIITNNTAGRLVARTPEAVAAGVNEVLNNPPMRSAVAAMAERYSWETNALELAAHYDDLIGR, via the coding sequence ATGAAGCACGTCCTGTCGCTCAGCACGCTTTATCCGAACGAAACCAATCCGCGCTTCGGCACATTCGTCGCTCGCTCGCTTGAAGCCTTGGCGCGGCGCGGGGATTGGCGCGTCACGGTGGTCAATCCGATTGGCCTGCCTCCTGTGGCTGTGGGCCGTTACCGCGCACTGGCCGGACTTGACGATAGGGCGGACGAACGCGGCATCACGGTGCATCGCCCGCGCTTTCGCCTGATTCCTGCGGTAGGCGCGCGCCGCAACGCCTCTGCCATTGCGAAAGCCGCATTGCCGGTCGTGAAGCGAATTCACGCCGAATCACTCATCGACGTGATTGATGCGCAGTTTTTCTTCCCCGACGGCCCTGCCGCTGCCGAAATCGCCGACGCTATCGGCGCGAAGCTGTCGATCAAGGCACGGGGCAGCGACATCACCTATTGGGGCGGGATAGATTTTGCCCGCGCACAGATGCGCGAAGCTGCCGAGCGCGCCGACCGGCTGCTGGTCGTGAGCGAAAGTCTGGCGCGCGAAATGGAGGATGTCGGAATGGATCGCCGCAAAATGCGCATCCACTATACCGGCCTCGACCGCGACCGTTTCCGCCCGCTCGAACACACGCAATTGCGCGCGCAGCTTGGTAAGGAGCTGGGCTTCCACATGCCCGACAATGCGCCGCTGCTGACCTGTGTCGGCGCGCTCATCAAGCGCAAGGGCCAGGACATCGCGATTGCCGCCTTGAAGGCCATTCCGGGCGCGCGGCTGGTGCTGGTCGGCAAGGGCGAGGACGAGGCACACTTGCGCGATCTTGCCAAGACGATGGACCTTAACGCCCGCGTCCATTTCGCAGGATCGCTCGACCACAACCGGCTGCCGCTGGTGCTGTCGGCTGCCGATGTGATGGTGCTGCCCACCGCCAATGAAGGGCTAGCCAACGCCTGGGTCGAAGCGCTTGCCTGCGGGACGCCGGTGGTGACCTGTGACGTTGGCGGCGCGCGAGAGATCATCACCAACAACACCGCCGGAAGACTGGTAGCGCGCACCCCTGAGGCCGTGGCGGCGGGCGTGAACGAGGTGCTCAACAATCCGCCCATGCGCAGCGCCGTCGCCGCGATGGCGGAGCGGTACAGCTGGGAGACCAATGCGCTCGAACTAGCAGCGCATTATGATGATTTGATCGGACGCTAA